Proteins co-encoded in one Sporosarcina sp. FSL K6-1522 genomic window:
- a CDS encoding DEAD/DEAH box helicase produces MTKFSELNISASTQRSLSKMGFEEATPIQEGTVKFGLEGRDIIGQAQTGTGKTAAFSIPIIEKIDTKNPAVQALIIAPTRELAIQVSEEIYRIGHDKRARILSVYGGQEIGRQIRALRNNPQIVVGTPGRILDHIKRKTLKLDGVQTLVLDEADEMLNMGFIEDINTILASVPSERQTLLFSATMPGPIRKIAETFMKNPEIVKIKSKEMTVENIDQYFVKSQEREKFDILSRLLNVHQPELAIVFGRTKRRVDELSHALSIRGYLAEGIHGDLTQAKRMSVLRQFKENKIDILVATDVAARGLDISGVTHVYNFDIPQDPESYVHRIGRTGRAGKSGMAVTFVTPREMGYLRIVEETTKKRMTPLTPPSSDEALVGQQRLAVEQLTEIIEKNELSDYTHLASEMLAKFDANDIVAAALKTLTREPNDTPVSISEERPLPMRGGGGSRGGYKGNRSGGRSFGGGGGGRGYGGGSRRSGGSRDGARRDGGRSRSNSSRSESK; encoded by the coding sequence TTGACAAAATTTTCAGAACTTAACATCAGTGCATCAACACAACGCTCATTAAGCAAAATGGGGTTTGAAGAAGCAACACCAATCCAAGAAGGAACAGTTAAATTTGGATTAGAAGGTCGCGACATTATCGGCCAGGCGCAAACGGGTACAGGGAAAACGGCGGCATTTAGTATTCCGATTATCGAAAAAATCGATACAAAAAATCCGGCAGTTCAGGCGCTTATCATTGCACCAACACGTGAATTGGCGATTCAGGTTTCTGAAGAAATCTACCGTATTGGTCACGACAAACGTGCACGTATTCTATCGGTTTACGGTGGACAGGAAATTGGACGTCAAATCCGCGCATTGCGTAATAATCCGCAAATCGTTGTAGGGACACCAGGACGTATTCTTGACCATATTAAACGCAAAACGTTGAAGCTTGACGGCGTACAGACGCTTGTTCTTGACGAAGCGGATGAAATGTTGAACATGGGCTTCATCGAAGACATTAATACAATCCTTGCAAGCGTGCCATCTGAGCGCCAGACGCTTCTATTCTCGGCTACTATGCCTGGACCAATCCGTAAAATTGCGGAAACGTTCATGAAAAACCCGGAAATCGTTAAAATCAAGTCAAAAGAAATGACTGTCGAAAATATCGATCAGTATTTCGTGAAATCACAAGAGCGTGAGAAGTTCGATATTCTTTCACGTCTACTAAATGTTCACCAACCAGAACTTGCGATTGTCTTCGGACGTACGAAACGTCGCGTTGACGAACTTTCTCATGCGCTAAGCATCCGCGGTTACCTTGCTGAAGGAATTCACGGAGACTTAACGCAAGCGAAACGTATGTCAGTTCTTCGCCAGTTTAAAGAAAATAAAATCGATATCCTTGTTGCAACAGACGTTGCGGCACGTGGGCTTGACATTTCAGGCGTAACACATGTCTATAACTTTGATATTCCACAAGATCCTGAAAGCTATGTTCACCGTATTGGTCGTACAGGTCGCGCAGGAAAAAGTGGAATGGCAGTTACATTTGTTACACCACGTGAAATGGGTTACCTACGCATCGTTGAAGAAACAACTAAAAAGCGCATGACGCCACTAACGCCTCCGTCTTCTGACGAAGCACTTGTTGGCCAACAGCGTCTTGCAGTTGAACAATTGACGGAAATCATCGAGAAAAACGAGTTGAGTGATTACACGCATCTTGCATCTGAAATGCTGGCTAAATTCGATGCAAATGACATCGTTGCAGCTGCACTTAAAACATTAACTCGTGAGCCGAACGATACGCCTGTATCGATTTCGGAAGAGCGTCCATTGCCAATGCGTGGCGGCGGTGGTAGTCGTGGTGGTTATAAAGGCAACCGCAGCGGCGGTCGTTCATTCGGCGGCGGCGGTGGTGGTCGCGGTTACGGCGGCGGATCACGTCGTAGCGGCGGAAGTCGTGACGGAGCAAGAAGAGATGGTGGCCGTTCACGCAGCAATAGCAGCCGTTCTGAATCAAAATAA
- a CDS encoding PH domain-containing protein, whose amino-acid sequence MRTQPVNQISEKGLKVWRLYGIMQTAVILLLAIGVGVLTYIFEWPKWIYAIAAGVVILVGYLIIYLFPKVRWLRWRYEVRESEIELQHGLFIVKRTLIPMVRVQHVDTAQGPILRKYDLAEITISTAATNHTIPALITEEADELRRRISVLARVAEDDV is encoded by the coding sequence ATGAGAACGCAACCAGTGAACCAAATATCGGAAAAAGGATTGAAGGTTTGGAGATTGTACGGCATAATGCAAACGGCTGTTATTTTGTTATTGGCGATAGGTGTTGGTGTACTGACATACATATTTGAATGGCCGAAATGGATTTATGCCATCGCAGCAGGAGTAGTTATTTTGGTGGGTTATTTAATCATTTATTTATTTCCAAAGGTGAGATGGCTACGGTGGCGTTATGAAGTGCGCGAATCCGAAATTGAGTTGCAGCATGGCTTGTTCATTGTCAAACGAACGCTAATCCCGATGGTGCGGGTGCAACATGTAGATACAGCGCAGGGTCCCATTCTTCGTAAATATGATTTAGCAGAAATTACGATTTCAACGGCTGCTACAAACCATACGATTCCTGCGCTTATCACGGAAGAAGCGGATGAGCTGCGTAGAAGGATTTCAGTGCTCGCAAGGGTGGCGGAAGACGATGTCTGA
- a CDS encoding PH domain-containing protein: protein MSDKRFKLHWITAVIEVLKTLKEMILPLIVLFFANGLKDMGTGKWYIDYASFIIFGVLLIAFLVTGIIKWKRFEYWFEEDELRIEYGLFVKKKRYIPFDRIQSLDHTEGILHRPLKLVKVKVETAGSSSAKQSEAELTAITKEAAKEIESEMAAAKMRKKAVPVEDGMPILEVPVVEDAKVRSVFTMSAKDLFILATTSGGIGVILSGAAIFLSQFSEMIPYEWMYEEISSFVKYGLLIVAIAVFMGFVVVWGLSVAMMFFSYYGFSVVLDEQDIVITRGLLEKKRMTVPLNRVQSVRVIENPLRQMFGYAAVVIHSAGGGGAEGAKINLFPLVKKADIDGPLSEIFPDLNLDEPRQKLPARGRRFYYRMDFFWMIPVVGALGYFFFPYGLLSLLIIPLVIVFGLWQHRSASYALSGHQLTIRYRGFSLQTTYLMKKRIQSMEMRQNYFHKRQRVATLFASVKSGMGIFNAQVYHMEETEAERILSWYEPSVPIKKNASTLVGELEDKGAEA, encoded by the coding sequence ATGTCTGATAAGCGCTTTAAACTACATTGGATTACTGCTGTCATTGAAGTGTTGAAAACGCTAAAAGAGATGATTTTACCGCTAATTGTCCTTTTTTTTGCCAATGGACTAAAGGATATGGGAACAGGTAAATGGTATATCGATTATGCATCCTTTATTATTTTCGGCGTGTTGCTAATTGCGTTTTTGGTTACAGGTATTATTAAATGGAAACGATTTGAATATTGGTTTGAGGAAGACGAATTACGGATTGAATATGGGTTGTTTGTGAAGAAAAAACGCTATATCCCGTTCGATCGGATTCAAAGCCTCGATCATACAGAAGGCATTTTACATCGGCCGCTTAAACTGGTCAAAGTGAAGGTAGAAACAGCGGGGAGTTCGTCTGCGAAGCAATCGGAAGCAGAATTGACGGCGATTACGAAAGAGGCTGCCAAAGAAATTGAAAGTGAAATGGCAGCAGCAAAAATGAGGAAAAAAGCGGTTCCTGTAGAAGATGGTATGCCGATATTGGAGGTTCCTGTAGTAGAGGACGCAAAAGTACGGTCGGTCTTTACGATGTCAGCGAAAGATTTGTTTATTCTTGCGACAACATCGGGAGGAATTGGTGTCATACTTTCGGGTGCAGCAATCTTTTTATCGCAATTCTCAGAGATGATTCCGTATGAATGGATGTATGAAGAGATTTCGAGTTTTGTGAAGTATGGCTTGTTAATCGTTGCTATCGCGGTATTCATGGGATTTGTTGTTGTCTGGGGTTTGTCAGTCGCGATGATGTTCTTTTCCTACTATGGTTTTTCCGTAGTGCTTGACGAGCAAGACATCGTCATAACGCGTGGTCTTTTAGAAAAAAAGCGGATGACGGTTCCGTTAAATCGAGTTCAAAGTGTCCGGGTTATTGAAAATCCTCTACGGCAGATGTTCGGCTATGCCGCAGTTGTCATTCATAGTGCGGGGGGAGGCGGAGCGGAAGGGGCAAAAATCAATCTGTTTCCTCTCGTGAAAAAGGCGGATATTGACGGTCCATTAAGCGAAATATTCCCGGATCTCAATCTCGATGAGCCAAGGCAAAAGTTACCGGCCAGAGGACGGCGTTTTTATTACCGCATGGACTTCTTTTGGATGATTCCGGTGGTCGGTGCATTAGGGTACTTTTTCTTTCCTTACGGTCTATTATCGCTACTCATTATCCCGCTCGTTATTGTCTTTGGTTTATGGCAACATCGCTCTGCATCCTACGCACTTTCAGGGCATCAGCTAACGATACGTTACCGTGGATTTAGCTTACAAACGACGTATTTGATGAAGAAGCGCATTCAATCGATGGAAATGCGACAAAACTATTTCCACAAACGTCAACGTGTTGCAACGCTATTTGCGAGTGTTAAATCGGGGATGGGGATTTTCAATGCGCAAGTTTACCATATGGAAGAAACAGAAGCGGAACGTATCCTTTCTTGGTATGAACCTTCCGTCCCGATTAAGAAAAACGCAAGTACCTTGGTTGGCGAGCTTGAAGATAAAGGCGCTGAAGCCTAA
- a CDS encoding rhomboid family intramembrane serine protease — MFVRTESFSQYIRLYPVVTFFLALNILTHLVTLIPVIGNEVYFFGVGVNAWIAEGDWWRLVTPMFLHADFMHLLFNMFSLFIFGPELEKIAGKARFLTIYLLAGIFGNIATYFLQPLEYASVGASGAIYGILGAFGALVYYTKHILPQLRQIILPIIAIGTIMTFLQSNINATSHITGLVVGFLIGLSYFHPKRIISWRKR; from the coding sequence ATGTTTGTCCGTACAGAAAGCTTTTCACAATACATTCGGCTTTACCCTGTTGTCACGTTCTTCCTTGCGTTGAATATCCTGACCCACCTCGTCACACTTATTCCGGTTATCGGAAATGAAGTCTACTTCTTTGGAGTCGGTGTCAATGCTTGGATTGCAGAGGGTGATTGGTGGCGATTAGTTACACCCATGTTCTTACATGCTGATTTCATGCACTTACTATTCAACATGTTCTCTTTGTTTATATTCGGACCTGAACTCGAAAAAATTGCCGGCAAAGCACGCTTCCTCACAATTTACTTACTCGCTGGCATCTTCGGGAATATCGCAACGTATTTCCTACAACCACTCGAATATGCAAGCGTCGGCGCTAGTGGTGCAATTTATGGGATTCTCGGTGCATTTGGTGCGCTTGTCTATTACACAAAGCACATTTTACCCCAGTTAAGGCAAATCATCTTACCCATTATTGCAATCGGTACGATTATGACCTTTCTACAATCCAACATTAATGCCACGTCCCACATTACAGGCTTAGTCGTCGGATTCCTCATCGGACTGAGTTACTTCCATCCAAAACGAATTATTAGTTGGAGAAAAAGATAG
- the acpS gene encoding holo-ACP synthase, translated as MITGIGLDIVELDRIAKLDARSSKFRARILTADELAIYETLADHRRTEFLAGRFAGKEAFAKAKGTGIGTECNFTDISIVPEASGKPTVYFKGYPIVGFISITHTQTVAAAQVILLA; from the coding sequence ATGATTACTGGAATTGGGCTAGATATCGTTGAACTGGATCGTATTGCAAAATTAGATGCTCGGTCGTCGAAGTTTCGAGCACGTATATTAACTGCGGATGAATTGGCGATTTATGAGACGCTTGCTGATCATCGCAGAACGGAATTCCTTGCGGGACGATTTGCGGGGAAAGAGGCATTTGCCAAAGCGAAGGGTACAGGTATCGGTACGGAGTGTAACTTTACGGATATATCGATTGTGCCGGAAGCTAGTGGGAAACCGACTGTTTATTTTAAAGGCTATCCCATCGTGGGTTTTATTTCTATCACACATACGCAAACCGTTGCGGCAGCACAAGTAATCCTTCTTGCATAA
- a CDS encoding outer membrane lipoprotein carrier protein LolA — MRSRIFAFFLIVVMVMLAACGAPSKEDVMKKLSGKWNDAKGYDLQATMEIKTGSEPRLYDVAVWHTKPEFYRVNVTQNGSKDSQMIVRNDEGVFVVTPSLGKTYKFQSDWPAQNSQAYLIGALSGDIQADKNATMTEKDKTYVFETATRNNHKKVLPTQQIHIDKKTLLPTHVSVLDENKEEKIRISFKKITLGTARGAKDYAVEMDGANTEKEKKPTSGEQVSLQTYYPSVAWKDVTMTTEDVVKLENGTRTFMTFEGAKEYVIIQEPAVAPDDSTIPVAIEGDPVDLGFTVAALTETSIRWEANGVSFFIASETLTQDEMIEVASSMKAEGMK; from the coding sequence ATGCGTAGCCGGATCTTTGCATTTTTTTTAATTGTAGTCATGGTAATGCTTGCGGCATGTGGTGCACCATCGAAAGAGGATGTTATGAAGAAGTTGAGTGGCAAATGGAACGATGCAAAAGGGTATGACTTGCAAGCGACGATGGAAATTAAGACTGGGTCGGAGCCGCGACTGTATGATGTAGCTGTTTGGCATACGAAGCCCGAATTTTACCGTGTCAACGTGACGCAAAATGGCAGCAAGGATTCACAAATGATTGTTCGCAATGACGAAGGGGTATTTGTTGTGACACCGTCACTTGGGAAAACGTATAAATTCCAAAGTGATTGGCCTGCACAAAACAGTCAGGCGTATTTAATAGGTGCTTTGTCAGGAGACATTCAAGCAGATAAAAATGCGACGATGACGGAAAAAGACAAAACGTACGTATTTGAAACGGCAACACGAAATAATCATAAGAAGGTCTTGCCTACCCAGCAAATTCACATTGATAAGAAAACCTTGTTGCCGACACATGTCTCTGTTTTGGATGAAAACAAAGAAGAGAAAATACGGATTTCGTTTAAAAAGATTACACTTGGAACGGCGCGGGGAGCTAAGGATTACGCGGTAGAAATGGATGGCGCGAATACGGAGAAAGAGAAAAAGCCGACAAGTGGAGAACAAGTTAGTTTGCAAACCTATTATCCTTCGGTCGCTTGGAAAGATGTGACGATGACAACGGAGGACGTTGTAAAGCTGGAGAATGGTACGCGCACTTTCATGACTTTTGAAGGGGCGAAGGAATATGTCATTATTCAGGAACCAGCCGTTGCACCTGATGATAGTACAATACCAGTTGCCATTGAGGGAGATCCTGTTGACCTTGGATTCACAGTCGCTGCATTAACAGAAACGTCTATTCGTTGGGAAGCTAATGGCGTGTCGTTCTTTATCGCATCAGAGACGTTGACGCAAGATGAAATGATTGAAGTCGCTTCTTCGATGAAGGCGGAAGGAATGAAATAA
- the alr gene encoding alanine racemase: MENSIYYRPTQAIVNLDAIRGNIARLQQYLATGTSVIAVVKADGYGHGEVEVARAAFEAGVEMVSVATPDEAVQLRKAGITGDILVMGPSPTAFAKTAAELDITIAVSNAEWLQVVLADGIPIEKQLKIHVKIDSGMGRIGLRDSDALDSLISVIHRSKTVILDGIFTHFACADEESPGKTKEQFEKFMALVQQLPEKPRLVHASNSAATLLYPEYALDAVRFGISLYGIAPSEYVGGQLPIQLEKAMSIESELAHVKRLPASEQISYGGTYETTEDEWIGTIPVGYADGLRRGLRGQEVLIGGQRMPLVGTICMDQCMVKLPREMPVGEKVVLIGRQGDEEIPMEEWAEKLGTIPYEIAVAIAKRVPRIYTGIDG; this comes from the coding sequence GTGGAGAACTCTATTTATTATCGCCCGACCCAAGCAATTGTTAATCTTGATGCAATACGAGGTAATATCGCAAGACTACAGCAATATCTAGCCACTGGTACATCAGTCATTGCGGTTGTGAAAGCGGATGGCTACGGCCACGGAGAGGTGGAAGTAGCCCGTGCTGCTTTTGAAGCAGGTGTGGAAATGGTATCCGTTGCTACACCGGATGAGGCTGTTCAACTTCGCAAGGCAGGTATAACTGGGGATATCCTAGTGATGGGACCATCCCCAACTGCTTTTGCTAAAACGGCGGCAGAACTAGACATTACGATTGCCGTTTCGAATGCAGAATGGTTACAAGTGGTGCTTGCCGACGGTATACCGATTGAAAAACAATTAAAAATCCATGTAAAAATTGATAGTGGGATGGGTAGAATTGGACTGCGGGATTCGGATGCACTTGATTCCCTTATATCGGTTATTCATCGGTCTAAGACGGTTATCTTGGACGGAATCTTCACACACTTTGCTTGTGCAGATGAAGAAAGTCCAGGTAAAACGAAAGAGCAGTTTGAAAAATTCATGGCATTGGTACAACAGTTACCGGAGAAGCCGCGGCTTGTCCATGCTTCGAATAGTGCAGCAACACTCCTCTATCCTGAGTATGCACTTGATGCGGTGCGCTTTGGTATCAGTTTGTATGGCATTGCGCCTTCAGAATATGTAGGTGGTCAATTACCGATTCAACTTGAAAAAGCCATGTCGATTGAAAGTGAACTTGCGCATGTGAAGCGGCTACCAGCTAGTGAGCAGATTAGTTATGGTGGCACTTATGAAACAACGGAAGACGAATGGATTGGAACGATTCCAGTTGGCTATGCCGATGGTTTGCGACGTGGCTTGCGTGGGCAGGAAGTGCTCATTGGAGGGCAACGTATGCCTCTTGTTGGTACGATCTGTATGGACCAATGCATGGTGAAGCTTCCGAGGGAAATGCCAGTTGGGGAAAAAGTAGTACTCATTGGCCGACAAGGTGATGAGGAAATACCGATGGAAGAGTGGGCAGAAAAGCTCGGCACAATTCCATATGAAATTGCCGTTGCCATTGCGAAGCGCGTACCGAGAATATATACGGGGATAGATGGGTAA
- a CDS encoding transcriptional regulator, with product MLTLRANKNMKEIIVKIPKRMLNENEHTVVHQEPERGDFVYISTKRYVTDYESDTIREEMMKGYVEMSQINLKIATECLHLEFEAQHTVERLVSGG from the coding sequence GTGCTGACGTTGCGCGCAAATAAAAACATGAAAGAAATCATCGTGAAAATTCCGAAACGGATGCTGAACGAAAATGAACATACGGTCGTCCATCAGGAGCCGGAGCGTGGGGATTTCGTTTATATTTCAACCAAACGATACGTAACTGATTATGAATCGGATACGATCAGGGAAGAAATGATGAAGGGTTATGTCGAAATGTCGCAAATTAACCTAAAAATTGCTACGGAATGCTTGCACTTAGAGTTTGAAGCCCAGCATACGGTGGAACGTCTCGTAAGCGGAGGATGA
- a CDS encoding type II toxin-antitoxin system PemK/MazF family toxin, translated as MAIKRGDVFFADLSPVVGSEQGGTRPVLVIQNDIGNRFSPTVIIAAITAQIQKAKLPTHVEIDAARYGFERDSVILLEQVRTIDKSRLTDKITHLDEFLMEQVDEALEVSFGLVKF; from the coding sequence TTGGCAATAAAACGTGGAGACGTCTTTTTTGCAGATTTGTCGCCAGTCGTGGGATCTGAACAGGGAGGCACGAGGCCAGTCCTTGTCATTCAAAATGACATTGGCAATCGATTCAGTCCAACGGTTATCATTGCGGCGATTACTGCGCAAATCCAAAAAGCAAAATTGCCGACACATGTCGAAATTGATGCGGCGCGTTATGGATTCGAGCGGGATTCAGTTATTCTGCTCGAACAAGTCCGCACAATCGATAAGTCGAGGCTTACTGATAAGATTACACATCTAGACGAATTCTTGATGGAACAGGTCGACGAAGCACTCGAAGTCAGCTTCGGCCTCGTCAAATTCTAA
- a CDS encoding STAS domain-containing protein codes for MNKQMVEGINQYMDDIIKRWQLSMKDEKGERFFYLMSTDLIEKTSREFAALMISNIAENDVINSEKLNDFTEKVVRFGWSVKFVDKAIENFSRITFDLLEERGVIGENNLRAVFEVFMNWINPLRGSIIEAYSMEWERTVSLQKIALQELSASLIPVFDKISVMPLVGTIDTERAKLIMENLLEGVVKQRAEVVLLDITGVPVVDTMVAHHIIQAADAVRLVGAKCMLVGIRPEIAQTIVTLGINLNDFTTTSTLRRGMQEALKLTNRTIVEDEQ; via the coding sequence ATGAACAAACAAATGGTAGAGGGTATTAATCAATATATGGATGATATTATTAAACGTTGGCAATTGAGTATGAAAGATGAAAAGGGCGAACGTTTTTTTTATCTGATGTCGACGGATCTTATTGAAAAAACAAGTAGAGAATTTGCGGCATTAATGATTTCGAATATAGCGGAGAATGATGTTATTAATTCCGAAAAGTTGAATGACTTTACGGAGAAGGTTGTGCGCTTTGGATGGTCCGTGAAGTTTGTGGACAAGGCGATTGAAAATTTTTCTCGAATCACATTTGATTTATTAGAAGAGCGAGGAGTTATTGGGGAAAATAATTTGCGCGCGGTTTTTGAGGTCTTTATGAATTGGATTAACCCATTGCGCGGCAGTATTATAGAAGCTTACTCAATGGAATGGGAGCGGACGGTTAGTTTGCAAAAGATTGCCTTACAAGAATTATCTGCGTCATTAATTCCTGTTTTTGATAAGATTTCGGTGATGCCACTTGTCGGAACCATTGATACAGAACGTGCCAAGCTGATAATGGAGAATTTATTGGAAGGCGTCGTGAAGCAGCGTGCGGAAGTTGTTCTTCTTGATATTACGGGTGTACCTGTCGTCGACACGATGGTTGCACATCATATTATTCAGGCAGCAGATGCGGTTCGGCTTGTAGGTGCGAAATGTATGCTCGTCGGCATTCGACCTGAAATTGCCCAAACGATTGTGACACTCGGCATCAATTTGAATGATTTTACAACAACAAGTACGCTGCGACGCGGGATGCAGGAGGCCTTGAAACTGACAAACCGAACAATAGTGGAGGATGAACAATAA
- a CDS encoding STAS domain-containing protein → MKMRIPILKLKETLIVSIQWELDDQTAIQFQEDLLEKMHETSARGIVIDLTPIDFIDSFIAKVLGDVISMSGLMGAKVVITGIQPAVAITLIELGIRLENVLTALDLENGLDKLHKELEA, encoded by the coding sequence ATGAAAATGCGAATCCCAATTTTAAAATTGAAAGAAACCTTAATCGTATCTATTCAGTGGGAACTTGATGATCAGACAGCGATACAATTCCAGGAAGATTTATTGGAAAAAATGCATGAAACATCAGCAAGAGGGATTGTGATTGATTTGACACCGATTGATTTCATTGATTCTTTTATTGCAAAAGTGTTGGGTGATGTTATTAGTATGTCTGGCTTGATGGGAGCAAAAGTTGTGATTACAGGGATTCAGCCAGCAGTTGCGATTACACTCATTGAACTTGGAATCCGTCTGGAGAATGTACTGACGGCGCTTGATCTTGAAAATGGATTGGACAAACTTCATAAAGAATTGGAGGCCTGA
- a CDS encoding anti-sigma regulatory factor, with translation MEYRSSVEIYTEWDIVAARQLGRNEAKESGFGAVDQARITTAISELARNIYLYAGKGKIEIKRISENGLSGITIIASDVGPGIPDVRKVMEDGFSTSGGLGAGMPGVKRLMDEFKVETELGEGTVITATKWLR, from the coding sequence ATGGAATACCGGTCTTCTGTAGAGATATATACGGAATGGGATATTGTTGCCGCCCGACAGCTAGGCCGGAATGAAGCGAAGGAATCTGGCTTTGGCGCGGTTGATCAGGCGCGAATTACGACAGCAATTAGCGAGTTAGCTCGCAATATCTATTTGTATGCGGGGAAAGGAAAAATTGAGATTAAAAGGATTTCAGAGAATGGTTTATCGGGCATTACCATTATTGCTTCTGACGTAGGACCAGGAATTCCTGATGTGCGTAAAGTAATGGAGGATGGTTTTTCGACTTCAGGGGGACTGGGTGCTGGGATGCCGGGAGTCAAAAGGTTGATGGATGAATTTAAAGTGGAAACGGAACTTGGTGAAGGCACGGTGATTACTGCGACAAAATGGCTTCGATAG
- a CDS encoding PP2C family protein-serine/threonine phosphatase gives MPERVVEQYKELLQQYINRPNEGDLYMGQQFSRRFIEKEISPEEVISIHKMAYAEIYPEMSEKLSNSYDFLIEMMIHYGLALREHQSLIRKQEEIQMEMNVATKVQERLLKTTIPTIKGLDIGFLSEPAKQMSGDYIYFLTGDSGEACVAVADVIGKGIPAAICMSMIKFGMDGLRDENTSPHNVLDIVNRIVEKSVNDSMFISMFYGKYHAENANFSYASAGHEPALLYRAIDGTFTELDAKGLLLGVQSDVVYEERSVVLEEGDFVVMMTDGVTEVRTENGFLGSDDLKALIAKKKDLSAQSIADALYNELAALQDFQLRDDFTIVIFKKDQKKV, from the coding sequence ATGCCTGAAAGGGTTGTGGAACAGTATAAAGAATTATTACAGCAATATATCAATCGTCCAAATGAAGGAGATTTGTATATGGGGCAGCAGTTTAGCAGGCGCTTCATAGAAAAGGAGATTTCTCCTGAGGAAGTCATCAGTATTCACAAAATGGCGTATGCTGAAATCTATCCCGAGATGTCGGAAAAGTTGTCGAATTCGTACGATTTTTTAATTGAAATGATGATTCATTATGGACTGGCTCTTAGAGAACATCAGAGCTTAATCCGCAAACAGGAAGAAATCCAGATGGAGATGAATGTCGCGACGAAAGTGCAGGAGCGATTGTTGAAGACGACGATACCAACTATTAAAGGCCTTGATATTGGATTTTTATCGGAACCTGCAAAGCAAATGAGTGGGGATTACATATATTTTTTGACTGGTGATAGCGGTGAGGCGTGTGTAGCGGTGGCGGATGTCATCGGAAAAGGGATACCGGCAGCTATTTGTATGTCGATGATTAAATTCGGTATGGATGGGCTGCGCGATGAAAATACGAGTCCGCATAATGTATTGGATATTGTAAATCGAATCGTGGAAAAAAGCGTGAACGATTCCATGTTCATCTCCATGTTTTACGGAAAATATCATGCGGAAAATGCAAATTTTTCTTACGCGTCAGCTGGTCATGAGCCGGCACTTCTCTATCGAGCGATTGACGGAACGTTTACAGAACTAGATGCCAAAGGGCTTCTTCTCGGTGTACAGTCAGACGTCGTTTACGAAGAACGATCGGTTGTCTTGGAAGAAGGCGACTTTGTTGTCATGATGACAGACGGGGTAACAGAAGTCCGAACGGAGAATGGTTTTCTAGGGAGTGATGATCTCAAGGCGTTGATTGCGAAGAAAAAGGATTTGTCTGCGCAATCTATTGCAGATGCTTTGTATAACGAGTTGGCTGCATTACAAGACTTTCAATTAAGAGATGATTTTACAATCGTTATTTTCAAAAAAGATCAGAAAAAGGTTTAA
- a CDS encoding STAS domain-containing protein, producing the protein MTLQVELLEKDCVQRFKIVGEIDAFTAPVLREHLGAVEQVEGMQVEVDLTEVDYMDSTGLGIFVGFYKAIKAKNGHLKITGVNARLQRLFEITGLGAIMDIETEESRDADATV; encoded by the coding sequence ATGACTTTACAAGTCGAGTTGTTGGAGAAAGATTGTGTTCAACGCTTTAAAATTGTTGGTGAAATTGATGCCTTTACGGCTCCGGTGTTACGAGAGCACTTAGGGGCTGTGGAGCAAGTTGAGGGTATGCAGGTAGAGGTGGATCTTACTGAAGTGGATTATATGGATAGTACGGGTCTCGGGATTTTTGTCGGTTTTTATAAAGCGATCAAGGCAAAGAATGGCCACTTAAAAATTACCGGCGTCAATGCACGACTGCAGCGACTTTTTGAAATTACGGGCTTAGGTGCCATCATGGATATTGAAACAGAAGAAAGTAGGGACGCAGATGCAACCGTATGA